One region of Natronobacterium texcoconense genomic DNA includes:
- a CDS encoding ArsR/SmtB family transcription factor — MDDESSIEEILDTIGDEHARTVLASISRKPGSAKELAERLDLSQPTIYRRIDLLEENDLIEDRTLVADDGNHYKEYTCNFNSTVISLEDDEYDVRIFREENLPDRFTQLWDELGAK, encoded by the coding sequence ATGGATGACGAGTCCTCCATCGAAGAAATTCTCGATACGATCGGGGACGAGCACGCTCGGACCGTTCTCGCTTCGATCAGCCGTAAACCTGGCTCTGCGAAGGAGCTCGCAGAACGGCTCGATCTCTCCCAGCCGACGATCTACAGACGGATCGACCTCCTCGAAGAGAACGACCTCATCGAAGACCGAACGCTCGTCGCCGACGACGGCAACCACTACAAGGAGTACACCTGCAACTTCAACAGCACGGTCATCTCGCTCGAGGACGACGAGTACGACGTCCGGATCTTCCGCGAGGAGAACCTGCCGGATCGGTTCACACAGCTCTGGGACGAACTCGGTGCGAAGTGA
- a CDS encoding peptidase, translating into MSLLVTAVSWTLLAVFVAIGAVCSLAVGYLYGRLARNWSGEAAARWTNVLTGATGFLAGVVTWVVGNAGLFAPGDGFVDTLVTILASAGAAIVVSGATITAILRADPDLPGVDHVPTVRRHYLRYLTVLFVFVFLLASGIVTALDGGPVGLVLLLFGLWIAAWAGSPLFSGLSSRTRRPTDDERARIDPLLERVDLSIRDVRIVEADDQYLRVEVAGAPGGRFLFVPEAALETFDDETLTALLASRREQATHFEQLLSVAPYVGSLIVVLLVLGSDSVSLVPGLVAALVVAAVGLLGTRKLRYYTDARAGAAVGAETLADAFERAAKAAGVDLEDAPGWNLFSKTPPLAERIERLREREEVENGR; encoded by the coding sequence ATGTCCCTGCTGGTCACCGCAGTTTCATGGACCTTGCTCGCGGTTTTCGTCGCAATCGGTGCGGTCTGTTCGCTCGCCGTTGGCTACCTGTACGGTCGACTCGCCCGGAACTGGTCCGGCGAGGCCGCCGCCCGCTGGACGAACGTCCTCACGGGTGCGACGGGGTTTCTCGCCGGCGTCGTGACCTGGGTCGTCGGTAACGCCGGCCTCTTCGCACCGGGAGACGGGTTCGTGGATACTCTCGTCACGATTCTCGCCAGTGCCGGCGCAGCGATCGTCGTCAGCGGCGCGACGATTACCGCGATCCTCCGTGCCGACCCTGACCTGCCGGGCGTCGACCACGTGCCGACGGTCCGGCGTCACTACTTGCGGTATCTGACCGTTCTCTTCGTCTTCGTCTTTCTGCTTGCCTCCGGAATCGTAACGGCACTCGACGGCGGACCGGTCGGTCTCGTCCTCTTACTCTTCGGATTATGGATCGCGGCCTGGGCGGGCTCACCGTTGTTCTCCGGACTCTCCTCGAGGACGCGTCGTCCGACCGACGACGAACGAGCGCGGATCGATCCGCTGCTCGAGCGCGTCGACCTGTCGATCCGGGACGTTCGGATCGTCGAGGCCGACGATCAGTATCTCAGGGTCGAGGTGGCCGGCGCGCCCGGCGGTCGGTTCCTGTTCGTTCCGGAAGCCGCACTCGAGACGTTCGACGACGAGACGCTGACGGCGCTGCTCGCGTCCCGTCGCGAGCAGGCGACTCATTTCGAACAACTGCTTTCGGTAGCGCCATACGTGGGTTCCCTGATCGTGGTTCTACTCGTGCTTGGCTCCGATTCGGTCTCGCTGGTTCCGGGGCTCGTGGCGGCTCTCGTTGTCGCCGCGGTCGGACTCCTCGGAACCCGGAAACTCCGGTACTACACCGATGCTCGTGCTGGTGCCGCTGTCGGTGCCGAAACGCTGGCCGACGCGTTCGAACGCGCTGCGAAAGCGGCGGGCGTCGACCTCGAGGACGCGCCAGGGTGGAACCTATTTTCGAAAACACCGCCGCTTGCGGAACGAATCGAGCGCCTTCGCGAGCGCGAGGAAGTCGAAAACGGCCGTTAG
- a CDS encoding DUF7521 family protein gives MNVLIDTVLMMMQMTVFALALGLTVISFQSYRANPSKRLESAFIGFAFLSMGVALTTIVAQLPSPPAFFYIAETVPFIVGFGMLYLSLYR, from the coding sequence ATGAACGTCCTGATCGACACGGTCCTGATGATGATGCAGATGACCGTCTTCGCCCTCGCGCTCGGGCTTACGGTCATCAGCTTTCAATCGTACCGGGCGAACCCATCGAAACGCCTCGAGTCGGCGTTCATCGGCTTCGCCTTCCTCAGCATGGGCGTCGCGCTCACGACCATCGTCGCACAGCTCCCGTCGCCACCCGCCTTTTTCTACATCGCAGAGACCGTTCCCTTCATCGTCGGCTTCGGGATGCTCTACCTGTCGCTGTACCGCTAA
- a CDS encoding DUF7835 family putative zinc beta-ribbon protein translates to MATTDDVSNGMTEPCEVCEVDTLHEVSVQIVTEGGTGENARYSREPYRVKECQRCGNRESQRMNNA, encoded by the coding sequence ATGGCAACGACTGATGACGTATCAAACGGAATGACCGAACCGTGTGAAGTGTGCGAAGTTGACACGTTACACGAAGTCTCCGTACAGATCGTCACCGAAGGTGGAACCGGTGAGAACGCACGGTACTCGCGAGAGCCATATCGAGTCAAAGAGTGTCAGCGATGTGGCAACCGGGAGAGCCAGCGGATGAACAACGCATAA
- a CDS encoding helix-turn-helix domain-containing protein, which yields MGGRGPKRELAEKIAGEITLSDDPGATLRKWRTDFDVSQTDLAGELDVSSSVISDYESGRRESPGIGVVGRLVEGLLAIDERRGGDRIRQYGRVLSAGFDSDVVHDLREYATSIPLVQLYDDIDATEIATGGTDRISGHTVIDSIQAITRLSSEEFFRLYGQSTNRVLVFTGVTRGESPLVALRVVNPTPNAVVLHGIDEDELWPHAADLARIDGYSLAVTNEPLEDLLDHLVTLE from the coding sequence ATGGGCGGACGCGGGCCGAAACGCGAACTCGCGGAGAAGATCGCCGGCGAGATCACGCTGAGTGACGACCCCGGCGCGACATTGCGCAAGTGGCGAACAGATTTCGACGTCTCACAGACCGACCTCGCCGGCGAACTGGACGTCTCCTCGTCGGTCATCTCGGACTACGAGAGCGGCCGCCGTGAGAGTCCAGGGATCGGCGTCGTCGGCAGACTCGTCGAAGGGCTGCTTGCGATCGACGAACGCCGTGGCGGGGACCGCATCCGACAGTACGGCCGCGTCCTCTCCGCCGGCTTCGACAGCGACGTCGTCCACGACCTGCGCGAGTACGCGACCTCGATCCCGCTCGTACAACTGTACGACGACATCGACGCGACCGAGATCGCCACCGGCGGCACGGACCGCATCAGCGGCCACACCGTCATCGACAGCATCCAGGCGATCACCCGGCTCTCGAGCGAGGAGTTCTTCCGGCTCTACGGCCAGAGCACGAACCGCGTACTCGTCTTCACGGGCGTGACGCGTGGCGAGTCGCCGCTGGTCGCGCTCCGGGTCGTCAACCCGACGCCGAACGCCGTCGTCCTCCACGGCATCGACGAGGACGAACTGTGGCCACACGCGGCGGATCTGGCGCGTATCGACGGCTACTCGCTTGCCGTGACGAACGAGCCGCTCGAGGACCTGCTCGATCACCTCGTCACCCTCGAGTGA